One stretch of Roseovarius mucosus DNA includes these proteins:
- a CDS encoding YggT family protein, translated as MQSLFQILMLLLDILWFFIIAHVIMSWLINFQVLNLRQQFVAQVWYGLNRLLEPIYGRVRRILPPMSGIDLAPLVVLVAVYALRIVLINNAAAFY; from the coding sequence ATGCAATCGCTTTTCCAGATCCTGATGCTCCTTCTCGACATCCTGTGGTTCTTTATCATCGCGCATGTGATCATGTCTTGGCTGATTAATTTTCAGGTTTTGAACCTGCGGCAGCAATTCGTCGCGCAGGTCTGGTATGGTCTCAATCGCCTGTTAGAGCCGATTTATGGCCGTGTGCGCCGGATTTTACCGCCGATGTCTGGCATCGACCTTGCACCGCTTGTTGTGCTGGTCGCGGTTTACGCGCTGCGGATCGTGCTGATCAACAATGCGGCGGCGTTTTACTGA
- the recQ gene encoding DNA helicase RecQ, which yields MSGAATLLRDVFGFDAFRPGQEEIIHTVATGCNTLAIMPTGGGKSLCFQIPALMREGVTVVISPLIALMRDQVRALRAAGVEAGALTSGNTEEETTEVWQALEAGRLRLLYIAPERLAAGSSLGMLRRIGVGLIAVDEAHCVSQWGHDFRPDYLRIGELRRALNVPLAAFTATADAETRDEIVEKLFDGQPPQTFLQGFDRPNIHMAFAAKDNPRAQIMAFAAARKGQSGIVYCGTRAKTETLARALLDAGHSACAYHGGMEAEARRIVEGRFSSEDGLIVVATVAFGMGVDKPDIRWVAHADLPKSIEGYYQEIGRAGRDGAPAETLTLFGPDDIRLRRTQIDEGLAPPERRMADHGRLNALLGLAEALECRRATLLRYFGEQATPCGNCDLCDTPPETFDGTEAVRKALSAILRTGESFGSGHLIDILTGTATDKVRQRGHEALPTFGVGRDMDKRGWQGVFRQMMGHDLIRPDRERHGALVMTETARPILRGEEGVTLRRDTIDHTPRPAVRALVSDEDAPLLSALKAKRRALAEAAGVPAYIVFNDRTLIEMAETRPETLDQMARISGVGAKKLERFGAEFLEVITGAREPVHPTRRKLAGSTAGEVYDRLMQAQADLNRGETGIDRPLSCSSALLAKVASQRPRTAQEMQRLLGEKYADRFGAAFLAALHLQE from the coding sequence ATGTCAGGCGCTGCCACGCTATTGCGCGATGTGTTCGGATTCGATGCCTTTCGTCCGGGGCAGGAAGAGATCATTCACACCGTCGCCACGGGTTGCAACACGCTGGCAATCATGCCCACGGGCGGTGGTAAATCGCTCTGCTTTCAAATCCCCGCGCTGATGCGCGAGGGGGTGACGGTTGTGATCTCACCGCTCATCGCCCTGATGCGCGATCAGGTCCGCGCCCTGCGCGCCGCGGGTGTCGAGGCGGGCGCGCTTACCTCTGGGAATACCGAGGAAGAAACCACCGAGGTCTGGCAAGCACTTGAGGCGGGGCGCTTGCGCCTGCTCTATATCGCGCCAGAACGGCTGGCGGCGGGGTCATCGCTTGGCATGTTGCGCCGCATTGGCGTGGGCCTCATCGCCGTGGACGAGGCCCATTGCGTAAGCCAGTGGGGCCATGATTTCCGCCCCGATTATTTGCGGATTGGGGAACTCAGGCGCGCGCTCAATGTTCCGCTTGCCGCGTTCACCGCCACCGCCGATGCCGAAACCCGTGACGAGATCGTCGAAAAACTGTTTGACGGACAGCCGCCACAAACCTTCTTGCAAGGCTTTGACCGGCCCAATATCCATATGGCCTTTGCCGCCAAGGACAATCCGCGCGCGCAGATCATGGCCTTTGCCGCCGCGCGCAAGGGACAGTCTGGCATCGTCTATTGCGGCACTCGCGCCAAGACCGAAACCCTCGCACGCGCGCTATTGGATGCGGGGCACTCTGCCTGCGCCTATCATGGCGGGATGGAGGCCGAGGCCCGGCGCATCGTCGAAGGCCGCTTCAGCAGCGAGGATGGGTTGATCGTTGTGGCCACCGTCGCCTTTGGCATGGGGGTGGACAAACCGGATATCCGCTGGGTCGCACATGCCGACCTGCCCAAATCCATCGAAGGCTATTATCAGGAAATTGGCCGCGCCGGGCGCGATGGCGCACCGGCCGAGACCCTCACGCTCTTTGGTCCCGACGACATCCGCCTGCGCCGCACCCAGATTGACGAAGGGCTTGCCCCGCCGGAACGGCGCATGGCCGATCACGGGCGGCTCAATGCCCTTTTGGGTTTGGCAGAGGCGCTGGAATGCCGCCGGGCCACGCTCTTGCGCTATTTCGGCGAGCAGGCCACACCCTGTGGCAATTGTGACCTCTGCGATACCCCACCCGAAACGTTTGACGGCACCGAGGCCGTGCGCAAGGCGCTCTCGGCGATCCTGCGCACCGGCGAGAGCTTTGGCTCTGGCCATCTGATCGACATCCTCACCGGCACCGCCACCGATAAGGTGCGCCAACGCGGCCACGAGGCGCTGCCAACCTTTGGTGTCGGGCGCGACATGGACAAACGCGGTTGGCAGGGGGTTTTTCGCCAGATGATGGGCCACGACCTGATCCGGCCCGACCGTGAGCGGCATGGCGCGCTGGTGATGACAGAGACCGCCCGCCCGATCCTGCGTGGCGAAGAAGGCGTGACCCTGCGCCGCGACACGATCGACCATACCCCGCGTCCCGCTGTGCGCGCGCTTGTGTCGGACGAGGATGCGCCGCTCCTTTCGGCGCTCAAGGCCAAACGCCGTGCCTTGGCAGAGGCGGCAGGCGTGCCCGCCTATATCGTTTTCAACGACCGAACCCTGATAGAGATGGCCGAAACCCGGCCAGAAACGCTGGATCAAATGGCCCGGATCAGCGGCGTCGGCGCCAAAAAGCTGGAGCGCTTCGGCGCCGAATTCCTCGAAGTCATCACCGGCGCACGAGAGCCTGTGCATCCCACCCGCCGCAAACTGGCCGGCAGCACCGCTGGCGAGGTCTACGACCGTCTGATGCAGGCGCAGGCCGATCTGAACCGGGGAGAGACGGGCATTGACCGCCCGCTCAGTTGCTCTTCCGCGCTCCTGGCCAAGGTTGCCAGCCAGCGACCCCGCACCGCACAAGAGATGCAGCGTCTTCTGGGCGAGAAATACGCCGACCGCTTCGGCGCGGCGTTTCTCGCGGCATTACATCTGCAAGAGTGA
- a CDS encoding class I SAM-dependent methyltransferase, with amino-acid sequence MRHLLKRFSNLWSVHSSPSQTKPDSDKRPDASPPKRRPKDALRKKFLESYALENGRGLEIGPFCRPVFRRESYPNMLYADVKSEDFLKRLVRKGDTYKEEDIVPLDYVLGNQHLDAVVAHETLDFVFCAHVLEHVPDMISSLKGIERVLKPGGLFLCFYPDRRFTYDIDRPTTTLSQLETRHQLRITRPASDTVLEHFTFNRKVDAGKVWANHNDAVGERRFTAEQAQEFALQATRSYVDVHCNVFSDSEFSDMIETLGAAGHISLRVDRMVPTRAPFNEFHVALRKP; translated from the coding sequence ATGCGACATCTGTTAAAGCGTTTTTCAAATTTGTGGTCGGTTCATTCTTCGCCTTCCCAGACAAAACCTGACTCTGACAAGAGACCTGATGCATCACCCCCCAAAAGACGTCCCAAGGATGCATTGCGTAAGAAATTCCTTGAGTCCTACGCGCTGGAAAATGGTCGAGGTTTGGAAATCGGCCCGTTTTGTCGCCCCGTCTTTCGGCGCGAGAGCTATCCCAACATGCTTTATGCCGATGTCAAATCAGAAGATTTTCTGAAACGACTGGTCAGAAAGGGCGACACATACAAAGAAGAAGATATCGTTCCGCTGGACTATGTGCTTGGCAATCAGCATCTGGATGCCGTTGTCGCACATGAAACGCTGGATTTCGTCTTTTGTGCGCATGTCCTTGAGCATGTTCCTGATATGATATCGTCACTCAAGGGAATTGAACGCGTGCTCAAACCCGGCGGTCTGTTTCTATGTTTCTATCCGGATCGCAGGTTTACGTATGACATCGACCGCCCCACAACGACGCTCTCACAGCTAGAAACGCGCCACCAACTTCGGATCACGCGCCCTGCCTCGGACACGGTGCTGGAACATTTCACGTTCAATCGAAAGGTTGACGCGGGAAAGGTGTGGGCGAACCACAACGATGCGGTTGGAGAGCGCCGGTTCACCGCGGAACAAGCACAGGAATTCGCCCTTCAGGCAACGCGCTCTTATGTTGATGTGCATTGCAATGTGTTCTCGGATTCAGAGTTTTCCGACATGATTGAGACTTTGGGCGCGGCGGGTCATATCTCGCTGCGTGTGGATCGCATGGTGCCAACTCGGGCACCGTTCAACGAGTTTCATGTCGCCTTGCGGAAACCATAA
- the yaaA gene encoding peroxide stress protein YaaA, whose product MLVVVSPAKKLDMTPVEGITPTRPVFAQEAAELAHVAQGLNVGDLQKLMHISESLARLNADRFADFGQMAQKPAALAFAGDTYQGLEAGSLDPDEMGWAQDHLRILSGLYGVLRPLDAIEPYRLEMGSRLKTARGKTLYDYWGAQISTALNTQAETLGAETLINCASQEYFGAVDRNALRLRVVTPVFMEEKAGAPKIVSFYAKRARGAMARFIIQHRLTDPDAILDFDSGGYRYTASLSKPDQPVFLRDHPAA is encoded by the coding sequence ATGCTCGTCGTCGTATCCCCTGCCAAAAAATTGGACATGACCCCGGTCGAGGGGATTACACCCACCCGCCCCGTGTTCGCCCAGGAGGCCGCTGAACTGGCACATGTGGCACAGGGATTGAATGTGGGTGATCTGCAAAAGCTGATGCATATCAGCGAAAGCCTTGCACGCCTAAACGCCGACCGTTTCGCCGATTTTGGGCAAATGGCGCAGAAACCCGCCGCGCTCGCCTTTGCCGGGGATACCTATCAGGGGCTTGAGGCGGGATCGCTTGACCCAGACGAGATGGGCTGGGCGCAGGATCACTTGCGCATCCTGTCAGGACTTTATGGTGTGCTGCGCCCACTCGACGCGATTGAGCCTTATCGCCTTGAGATGGGCAGCCGATTAAAGACCGCGCGCGGCAAGACACTCTACGACTACTGGGGGGCACAGATTTCCACGGCCCTGAATACGCAGGCAGAAACGCTTGGGGCAGAAACGCTCATCAACTGTGCGAGCCAAGAGTATTTCGGCGCGGTTGATCGAAACGCGCTGCGCCTGCGGGTGGTGACACCTGTGTTTATGGAGGAAAAGGCTGGCGCGCCAAAGATCGTCAGCTTCTACGCCAAACGTGCGCGAGGTGCCATGGCGCGCTTTATCATCCAGCATCGGTTGACCGATCCGGATGCCATTCTCGATTTCGACAGTGGCGGCTATCGGTATACGGCCAGCCTTTCAAAACCCGATCAACCGGTATTCCTACGCGATCATCCAGCGGCCTGA
- a CDS encoding response regulator, with product MSLANKLADERRARLAAERLLEQKQAELQAANRKLGKHALALSHEIHETRAEVQTVRDENQRVKSDLNDAYQKVEIAERRLWHSIETIQDGFAFFDADSRMIAANNAYLAVFDGLEAVKPGVSYIEILQFITEEGIVNIGALKPQEWREKMLDRWQSTQPEPEVIRLWNGQYIKLIDQRGHGGDVVSLALNITDTIRYEKELKEARRRAEAANRAKSSFLANMSHEIRTPMNGVVGMAELLMETELTEEQRLFTSTIKNSGEALLVIINDVLDYSKIEAEKLILHAEPFDLERCIHELVTLMQVNARDKGLDVLVDYDLFLPTQFVGDPGRIRQIMTNLLGNAVKFTENGHVLVRVTGVYSDTEGRASIHVTVEDTGIGIPPDKIDHIFGEFNQVDDERNRKFEGTGLGLAISQKLIRMMGGKIWVESEPGNGSIFGFSISLPVAEVGEIAFPNLSAGTYRALIVEPQATSRAILERQLGQLGITAVSCQSAAEALAQAGNGFDLIVSDHNMSGMDGLELAEALREAGHDTPFLLFSPNTGYADQDPARIHVQAVLQKPVARRDLFEALARVMPPSDASSRAMRVLAAEDNRTNRLVFSNMVKGLDIELTFAENGQEAVDLFQSLAPDVIFMDISMPEMDGKEATRAIRAIEAQSGRHVPIVAMTAHAMTGDDAEILAAGLDHYLTKPLRKEMIHQHIRAACPKGVRSPEGEATPVQAAG from the coding sequence ATGAGCCTCGCCAACAAACTGGCAGATGAACGGCGGGCCAGATTGGCCGCCGAACGCCTGCTGGAACAGAAACAAGCCGAACTGCAGGCCGCCAATCGCAAATTGGGCAAGCATGCGCTTGCCCTCTCGCATGAGATTCATGAAACGCGGGCTGAGGTGCAAACCGTTCGTGACGAAAATCAGCGCGTCAAATCCGATCTTAATGACGCTTATCAAAAGGTGGAGATTGCCGAACGTCGTCTTTGGCACTCGATCGAGACGATTCAGGACGGTTTTGCCTTTTTTGACGCCGACAGCCGGATGATCGCGGCCAACAATGCCTATCTTGCGGTATTTGACGGGCTTGAGGCGGTCAAACCTGGTGTCAGCTATATCGAGATCCTGCAATTCATCACCGAAGAGGGGATCGTCAATATCGGCGCGCTGAAACCACAGGAATGGCGCGAGAAAATGCTGGATCGCTGGCAGAGCACGCAACCTGAACCAGAGGTGATCCGCCTCTGGAACGGGCAGTATATCAAGCTGATTGACCAGCGGGGGCACGGTGGCGATGTCGTGAGCCTTGCACTCAACATCACCGATACGATCCGATATGAGAAGGAACTCAAGGAAGCACGTCGCCGGGCCGAGGCGGCAAACAGGGCGAAATCATCCTTTCTTGCGAATATGAGCCACGAAATCCGCACGCCGATGAATGGGGTGGTGGGCATGGCAGAGCTGTTGATGGAAACTGAGCTGACCGAAGAGCAACGGCTCTTTACCTCGACCATCAAGAACTCTGGCGAGGCGCTGTTGGTGATCATCAACGATGTGCTCGATTACTCCAAGATCGAGGCGGAAAAACTGATCCTGCACGCTGAACCCTTTGATCTGGAGCGATGTATTCACGAGCTGGTGACGCTGATGCAGGTCAATGCCCGTGATAAGGGGCTGGATGTGCTGGTGGATTACGATCTGTTCCTGCCAACGCAATTTGTCGGTGATCCGGGGCGCATTCGGCAGATCATGACCAACCTTTTGGGCAATGCGGTAAAGTTCACCGAAAATGGGCATGTTCTGGTGCGAGTGACGGGCGTTTACTCCGATACCGAAGGGCGCGCGAGTATCCATGTGACGGTTGAGGATACCGGGATTGGAATTCCGCCGGACAAGATCGACCACATCTTTGGCGAGTTCAATCAGGTCGATGACGAACGCAACCGCAAGTTCGAGGGAACCGGCCTTGGCCTGGCCATCTCGCAAAAGCTGATCCGGATGATGGGCGGAAAAATCTGGGTCGAGTCGGAGCCGGGCAACGGCTCGATCTTTGGCTTCTCGATATCCTTGCCGGTGGCCGAGGTTGGCGAGATCGCCTTTCCCAATCTAAGTGCGGGAACATACCGCGCCCTGATTGTCGAGCCGCAGGCGACCAGCCGCGCCATTCTGGAGCGACAGTTGGGACAATTGGGAATCACCGCAGTTTCTTGTCAAAGCGCGGCAGAGGCCTTGGCGCAGGCGGGTAACGGGTTCGACCTGATCGTGAGCGATCATAACATGAGCGGGATGGACGGGCTGGAACTGGCCGAGGCGCTGCGCGAAGCGGGGCACGACACGCCGTTTTTGCTGTTCAGTCCCAACACCGGCTATGCCGATCAGGACCCGGCGCGCATTCACGTGCAGGCTGTGCTGCAAAAGCCTGTGGCGCGGCGCGATCTCTTTGAAGCCTTGGCCAGGGTGATGCCCCCATCTGATGCATCCAGCCGGGCGATGCGGGTGCTGGCGGCAGAGGATAATCGCACCAACCGCCTTGTTTTTTCGAACATGGTCAAGGGGTTGGATATTGAGCTGACCTTCGCTGAGAATGGTCAAGAGGCGGTTGATCTCTTTCAGTCACTCGCGCCAGATGTGATCTTTATGGATATCTCGATGCCTGAAATGGATGGCAAAGAGGCCACGCGCGCCATTCGAGCCATCGAGGCGCAGAGCGGGCGGCATGTGCCCATCGTTGCGATGACGGCCCATGCCATGACCGGGGATGACGCGGAAATTCTGGCAGCGGGCCTCGATCACTACCTGACCAAGCCGCTGCGCAAAGAGATGATCCACCAACATATCCGTGCCGCCTGTCCGAAGGGCGTGCGTTCGCCAGAGGGCGAGGCGACGCCGGTTCAGGCCGCTGGATGA
- a CDS encoding acetyl-CoA C-acyltransferase family protein: MTDIVILDGCRTAIGTFGGALAATPPTTLGAIVAREALARSGVEGGQIGHVVFGHVINTEPRDMYVSRVAAIEAGIPDTAPAMNVNRLCGSGAQAIVSVVQSLMLGDADFGLAGGSENMSRSPFIIPDQRWGAKMGDVKTLDMMLGALNCPFGTGHMGVTAENVAAEHGISRADQDAFALESQRRAGVAISEGRFKSQIVPVEVRVKRDMVAFDTDEHPKATTPEALAGLKTVFQKDGTVTAGNASGINDGAAALVLARASAAEAAGLKPRARILGYAHAGVRPQVMGIGPVPAVEMLLKRIGLEASDFDVIESNEAFAAQALAVNKGLGLDPARVNPNGGAIALGHPVGATGAILTVKALYELERTGGKRAIITMCIGGGQGIALAIERL, encoded by the coding sequence ATGACCGACATCGTGATTCTGGACGGATGCCGCACGGCGATTGGCACTTTTGGTGGGGCGCTTGCCGCGACGCCGCCCACCACTCTTGGGGCCATTGTGGCGCGCGAGGCGCTTGCCCGGTCTGGGGTTGAAGGAGGGCAGATTGGTCACGTGGTGTTTGGCCATGTCATCAACACCGAACCGCGCGATATGTATGTCAGCCGCGTGGCGGCGATTGAGGCGGGTATCCCGGACACGGCACCGGCGATGAACGTCAATCGCCTCTGCGGCTCTGGCGCGCAGGCGATTGTTTCGGTGGTGCAATCCCTGATGCTGGGCGATGCCGATTTCGGCCTTGCGGGTGGGTCCGAGAACATGAGCCGCTCGCCCTTTATCATCCCCGACCAACGGTGGGGGGCCAAGATGGGCGATGTCAAAACGCTCGATATGATGCTGGGTGCGCTCAACTGTCCCTTTGGCACCGGCCATATGGGTGTCACCGCCGAGAATGTCGCAGCGGAACATGGGATCAGCCGCGCGGATCAGGATGCCTTTGCGCTTGAGAGCCAGAGGCGTGCTGGTGTGGCGATCAGCGAGGGACGATTTAAATCCCAGATCGTGCCGGTAGAGGTGCGTGTGAAACGCGACATGGTGGCCTTTGATACCGATGAGCATCCCAAGGCCACAACGCCCGAGGCGCTCGCCGGTCTTAAGACTGTGTTTCAAAAGGATGGCACCGTGACCGCTGGGAATGCCAGCGGCATCAACGACGGGGCTGCAGCCCTTGTTCTGGCGCGGGCCAGTGCGGCGGAGGCAGCGGGTCTTAAACCGCGCGCGCGTATTCTTGGATATGCCCACGCCGGGGTGCGTCCGCAGGTGATGGGCATTGGCCCGGTCCCTGCTGTCGAGATGCTGCTCAAACGCATTGGGCTTGAGGCTTCGGATTTTGATGTGATCGAATCCAATGAGGCCTTTGCCGCGCAAGCGCTTGCGGTCAACAAGGGCCTTGGCCTTGATCCCGCCCGTGTCAATCCCAATGGCGGCGCGATTGCGCTTGGCCATCCGGTTGGGGCAACCGGGGCGATCCTCACGGTCAAGGCGCTCTATGAACTGGAGCGGACCGGAGGCAAGCGGGCCATCATCACAATGTGCATTGGTGGTGGTCAGGGGATTGCCTTGGCTATCGAGCGGCTCTGA
- a CDS encoding metallophosphoesterase family protein codes for MTDPIYAIPDIHGQDALLEAALDLVARDGGTEARIIFLGDLVDRGPDSRAVIDRLMTGQAQGCPWTVLRGNHDQMLIDFLDTGVIHSPHIGSGLSWLNHRLGGVATLASYGLDVTENATQWQAARCAVPQAHRDWLAGLPLWQEVGDLLFVHAGIRPGVALTAQDPEDLMWIRDGFLDHEGAHPWLVVHGHTALEMPTHFGNRIDLDGGAAYGRPLWPAVFEGRDAWLLTERGRIPL; via the coding sequence ATGACTGATCCGATTTATGCCATTCCCGATATTCACGGGCAGGACGCCCTGCTAGAAGCTGCACTTGACCTTGTCGCGCGCGATGGCGGGACAGAGGCGCGTATCATATTCCTTGGGGATTTGGTGGACCGGGGGCCAGATAGCCGCGCGGTGATCGACCGGCTTATGACAGGGCAGGCGCAGGGCTGTCCTTGGACCGTGTTACGCGGCAATCATGATCAGATGTTGATCGATTTCCTCGATACCGGCGTGATCCATTCGCCGCATATCGGATCTGGCCTCTCATGGTTGAATCACCGCTTGGGTGGGGTCGCGACGCTGGCCTCCTACGGGCTTGACGTGACCGAGAACGCGACGCAATGGCAAGCGGCCCGCTGCGCTGTGCCTCAGGCGCATCGCGACTGGCTGGCGGGTTTGCCGCTTTGGCAAGAGGTGGGGGATCTGCTTTTCGTTCATGCCGGTATCCGCCCCGGAGTTGCCTTGACCGCCCAAGACCCCGAGGATCTGATGTGGATCCGGGACGGCTTTCTCGACCATGAGGGGGCGCATCCTTGGCTTGTTGTCCATGGTCACACCGCGCTCGAGATGCCCACCCATTTTGGCAACCGCATAGATTTGGACGGTGGGGCCGCCTATGGCCGCCCGCTCTGGCCTGCGGTGTTTGAAGGGCGTGATGCGTGGCTCCTGACGGAAAGGGGCCGTATTCCGCTCTGA
- a CDS encoding LysR family transcriptional regulator — protein MNLLRVLDALLITRSTTVAGQQVGLSQSAVSSALGRLRVALNDPLFLREGRHLVPTDYAQSLAQPVRAILAETEALLTRPTSFEPARSERHFHILGAEFWGAHLLPELMAHLASVAPGVTLYCATMSGPDPSEALLLKRADLALCPMCDLPDWAAAQPLYRAGQVLLARQDHPRLVAAGLAPGDTVPSDLLAELPRADCGANPGQKAGRTVVTLPDVHTLAAMLSRTPLVSILPRPLAVHLVTGQGLAVYALPEPIAVTDVAMVWHVRSQNDPAHRWLRERLADTL, from the coding sequence ATGAATCTTTTGCGCGTCCTCGACGCGCTGCTTATCACCCGCTCTACCACCGTGGCGGGACAACAGGTGGGGCTCTCGCAATCCGCTGTCTCGTCGGCCCTTGGTCGTTTGAGGGTGGCACTGAATGATCCGCTTTTCCTGCGTGAAGGGCGTCATCTGGTGCCCACAGATTATGCGCAATCGCTGGCACAGCCTGTTCGTGCCATTCTGGCCGAGACCGAGGCGCTTTTGACGCGACCGACCAGTTTCGAGCCTGCCCGGTCCGAGCGGCATTTTCATATTCTGGGGGCAGAGTTTTGGGGTGCCCATCTCTTGCCCGAGTTGATGGCGCATCTGGCGTCTGTGGCGCCCGGCGTCACTCTTTACTGTGCGACGATGTCCGGTCCTGACCCTTCTGAGGCGTTGCTGCTAAAACGCGCTGATCTGGCGCTTTGCCCTATGTGCGACTTGCCCGACTGGGCCGCGGCACAGCCACTCTATCGCGCGGGGCAGGTGCTTTTGGCGCGTCAAGATCACCCGCGCCTTGTGGCGGCGGGGCTTGCGCCCGGCGATACGGTGCCCTCCGACCTTTTGGCAGAACTGCCGCGGGCGGATTGCGGCGCGAACCCCGGACAGAAAGCCGGGCGCACGGTCGTTACCCTGCCGGATGTGCATACCCTTGCGGCGATGTTGTCGCGCACACCACTGGTGTCTATTCTGCCCCGGCCCCTTGCAGTCCACCTGGTTACTGGGCAGGGCCTTGCGGTTTATGCCCTGCCAGAGCCGATTGCGGTGACCGATGTTGCAATGGTCTGGCATGTCAGGTCCCAAAACGATCCCGCCCATCGTTGGCTGCGCGAGCGTTTGGCCGATACGCTTTGA
- the serA gene encoding phosphoglycerate dehydrogenase, which translates to MAPKVLVSDKLSETAVQIFRDRGIEVDFRPELGKDKDKLAEVIGDYDGLAIRSATKVTEKILANAHKLKVIARAGIGTDNIDKEAASKKGVIVMNTPFGNMITTAEHAIAMMFAVARQLPEASASTHAGKWEKNAFMGVELFNKTLGVIGAGNIGGIVCDRARGLKMKVIAYDPFLGQEKADKMGVEKVDLDELLKRSDFITLHVPLTDQTRNVLSRENLEKTKKGVRIINCARGGLVDEQALADLLKSGHVAGAGFDVFTEEPAVENPLFGLPNVVCTPHLGAATTEAQENVALQVAEQMSDYLLTGAVTNALNMPSVTAEEAKVMGPWIKLADHLGNFIGQMTDEPIKAINILYDGVVSEMNLGALTSAAVAGIMKSVNPEVNMVSAPVVAKERGVKISTTKQDKSGAFEGYIKITVVTDKRERSIGGTVFSDGKPRFIQIKGINIDAEIGRHMLYTTNEDVPGIIGTLGMTMGDHGVNIANFTLGRSDAGGEAIALLYVDAPVPEAAIKALHATGKFQQIRELRFDVS; encoded by the coding sequence ATGGCGCCCAAGGTTCTCGTCTCCGACAAACTTTCCGAAACCGCTGTCCAGATCTTTCGCGATCGGGGCATCGAGGTGGATTTCCGCCCTGAATTGGGCAAGGACAAGGATAAACTCGCCGAAGTGATCGGTGACTATGATGGCCTCGCTATCCGGTCCGCGACCAAGGTCACGGAAAAAATCCTTGCCAACGCGCACAAGCTCAAGGTGATCGCGCGCGCAGGGATTGGCACCGACAATATCGACAAGGAAGCCGCCTCTAAGAAAGGCGTGATCGTCATGAACACGCCTTTTGGCAATATGATCACCACCGCAGAACACGCGATTGCGATGATGTTCGCGGTGGCACGACAGCTGCCCGAGGCCTCTGCCTCGACCCATGCTGGCAAATGGGAGAAGAACGCCTTTATGGGGGTGGAGCTTTTCAACAAGACCCTCGGCGTGATTGGTGCGGGCAATATCGGGGGTATTGTCTGTGACCGGGCGCGCGGCCTCAAGATGAAGGTGATCGCCTATGATCCCTTCTTGGGTCAGGAAAAAGCTGACAAGATGGGGGTGGAAAAGGTCGACTTGGACGAGTTGCTGAAGCGGTCCGATTTCATCACGCTGCATGTGCCGCTGACCGATCAGACCCGCAATGTTCTAAGCCGTGAGAACCTTGAAAAGACCAAGAAGGGTGTCCGCATCATCAACTGCGCGCGTGGCGGTCTGGTGGATGAACAGGCACTTGCTGACCTCCTGAAATCCGGCCATGTCGCCGGTGCTGGCTTTGACGTCTTTACCGAGGAGCCGGCAGTTGAGAATCCGCTATTCGGTCTGCCCAATGTTGTCTGCACGCCGCATCTGGGTGCGGCCACCACAGAGGCGCAGGAAAACGTGGCGCTGCAAGTGGCCGAACAGATGTCAGACTATCTTCTGACCGGCGCCGTCACCAACGCGCTCAACATGCCCTCGGTGACGGCGGAAGAGGCCAAGGTGATGGGGCCGTGGATCAAGCTGGCGGATCACCTTGGCAATTTCATCGGCCAGATGACCGACGAGCCAATCAAGGCGATCAACATCCTTTATGATGGTGTTGTGTCCGAGATGAACCTTGGTGCGCTCACCTCTGCGGCGGTGGCGGGGATCATGAAATCGGTCAACCCCGAGGTCAACATGGTCTCGGCCCCCGTGGTGGCCAAAGAGCGCGGTGTCAAGATCAGCACCACCAAGCAGGACAAATCCGGCGCTTTTGAGGGCTACATCAAAATTACCGTGGTCACGGACAAGCGTGAGCGGTCTATCGGGGGCACGGTATTCTCGGATGGCAAGCCGCGTTTCATCCAGATCAAGGGGATCAATATCGACGCTGAAATCGGTCGCCACATGCTCTATACCACCAACGAGGATGTGCCGGGCATCATCGGCACCTTGGGGATGACAATGGGTGATCACGGCGTCAACATCGCCAACTTCACACTTGGGCGGTCGGACGCAGGCGGCGAAGCGATTGCGCTCCTCTATGTGGATGCCCCCGTGCCCGAGGCCGCGATCAAGGCGTTGCATGCCACGGGCAAGTTTCAGCAGATCCGCGAATTGAGATTCGACGTGAGCTGA